TAATGACCTAAATGTTTTGCCATCACTTCCCAATGCCTATCAAGTGACTCTTGCTGATATTCATCATAGCCCATGTCAAGGTCAAACTGACCATCATCACTGTGCTCATCGTTTCCACTAGGACCACCAACACCTCCCTGCAAAATATGACATATAACCTTGCATGTCAATCTGTTCTTGTATTGTTACTTACCATAAATAATGTAAAAACTTACTTGGCTAGCACTCCTACTACGAGATGCATGGACCTCGCTCTTGGCATTGTCATCATCTATATTATTACGCTTATTGTCACCATTAGCATTTATCTGTGCACATTTAAAATAAAATAAGTGGTAATACGTTTTTAATGTCAATCATTGCCCTACAATTTTTTCAACGTACCTGGCTGCACTATCTGCATAAAATTGTTCATCTATATCATATTCCTCATCGTCATCATTGCCATGTAGCTGTACAAATTTAGAAGACATGTAATGTCAAAGAACTAGTTTGTATTCAATATGTTTTGGTCAACATTCAAGGCACTTACATTACCACTGTACGATTCATCCTGACTCATATAGTTGTCACCGGGAGGTTGGTTCGCATTCAATGACGAGGATCCATTATCGCTACCGAAATCATCACTGGCGTATCCGGTTTCTTGCTCCATCTATACACATACAAATAAGGTGTGAGATCAATGCCAACATTCCATAACATCATCGCGAATACAGTAAATTCATCAACAATGAAATGactatgtgtcatgcatacaaATTTGAATGTATAAAATCATTAAGAGGTCACTACTCTCTTATTTAGCCAAGTAGGGAATCATTTTGCATAAAAAATGCAATGGacaaatcaaaaagaaaaaaagagccaGAGAACCTACTCTCCGCCGTTGAGGGGTCCTCGCCTGGGGTCGACGCCGATGCGCTGCTGCCACCCACGTCCTGGAGGGCGCGTACCAGGACAGAACGTTGACGTGGGAGCGCTGGGCGTTTCACCGGCGACACGGCGCGTGGGTGACTACGGACGCCGCCCGTGCTCGCGACTAGACGGGCACATCGGGGTCGACGTCGTGACGGCGGTGGACCACGGCGGCGTTGATGCCGCTAGGGTTTCCTAGGTGGGGATGGGGTGTCGGTTTCATGCAACACCGGCGACATGGCACGTGGGTGACTACGGACGCCGCCCGACGTCGTGACGGCGGTGGACCACGGCGGCGTTGATGCCGCTAGGGTTTCGTAGGCGGGGATagggtgtttttttttcttttcctgatCGAACTACCGAATGCCACGGTATGCGTACGACGCGGGTGTACGGGGCGGGACGTACACGGGCGGCCGGCCCTACGACGGACGGCGGGTACACAAATATGAAATTTAGTATGGACAATACTACCCCTTCTACGTTTATTTTtcgagggggggagggggggaggaggGTTGTACCGAATTACttctcaaaaaggaaaagaaaaaaaaatatccacacgaatcttCACATATGACATAagatttagatgtgcaatacttacggCACATTTAGATATGTTTTAACAAAACTTGAAATAATAATATGAAAACTCTGTTTTTGGACGTCGCCTGACTAAAGCTCTGCTGGAGGCCAGGAGCAGGAGCGATCCAACAGCGTGCCGGGCAACCGACGCGCCGACGAAAACCAGCCGGCCGATTCCAATGCTCCTCCAAATCCAAAGAAGAGAAACACGCGAACGAGAAGTCTGGTGACCGGTGAGGCTGAGCCATCTTGGACCCTGTACGTGCACAAGGCTGCGGTACGGCGGGCCTGCCGAAACGGTCGGGCTTTGATGGCCTGATGCATGTAACCGGATCCTGTCCCGCGAGCAGCAGAGTTTGCAAAGAGCAGAGTAGAATGCAGACTGTAGAGGCAGACGGAGAAGTAGAGGGAAAGTAGAATGCAGCTGGAGCTTCTCATGGTGCCGCATCTCCTTCTCGGCCTGCTCCTTCTGCCGCTCTCGccctcggcgtcggcgtcggcgtcggcggcggtcACCCACCTGCCAGGATTCCATGGCCCTCTGCCCTTCTACCTCGAGACCGGGTAAGAGCCTCACAGCCAAAGCTTCGTTGCCGCCTGGTACTGTTGGGACTAATGGGGGATCCGCCATGCATGTACGCGCGCACTGCGTTGCAGGTACGTGGACGTGGAGGAGAAGACCGGGACGAAGCTCTTCTACTACTTCGTGGAGTCAGAGAGGAGCCCCGGCACGGTCCCCGTGCTGCTGTGGCTCACCGGCGGGCCCCGCTGCTCGGGCTTCAGcggcttcgccttcgaagttggttAGTCGCTCGAAGTCAATCCTGGCCGGtcgatggcattttaattcaaagtcgggctttTCTTGAGCCTTTGTTCTAAAAAAAAGGTCTTGAAAGTTTGCAGCGACATTCTTTACAAGTTTCGCCATGGCCGGTGCTCGCAGTTGGCCGTCATTTTGAGATGAAGCTGGTGATCCAATTCTCCTAGACTAGATGCTAACTTTGCAGTTACCGTGATTTCATCAAGAAAACGCTACTAttccctccgtttcgaattacttgtcacaagtttggatatatctagatgtattttagttctagatacatccatttctacgacgagtaatttggaacagagggagtagatgccTACTCTGATACACCAGTAGATCGATGTCAAGTGATTTAGATGAGATGTTATTTTTTTACCATCCGCCATGTTTTTTTACAGGCCCTATAAATTTTGTGCTGGCACCTTATGATGGTCATTTGCCGCAGTTGGTCTATAATCCGCATTCATGGTCGAAGGTGAGATTTTCAGTGACAAGTCATAGCACCAGAGATGTACTATGTTCCTAGACCGTCCTTCCGATGGTCTGATCCTTTTGACCTCTCTTGAATAGATGTACATGTAGGGGAAAATATCCGGTGCTACCAAGCTTTAGGTGCTACCATGATACAAGCTTCTCGGCCGTCGGATTCTCGGATTTGGTGGCTCTCAATAACTCTACaatatttgcaaaaaaaaaccaCAAGGAGTCCAAAATTCGCGCATAGGTCTAGCAGATCCAACAACTCACGGATGTCGTTAAATATAAGAATCCAACGGCCCAGATACCCATATCATGGTAGCATTTAAGCCTTCGTAGCACCAGAAACTCTTACTTCTCCTGCATGTTCTCCATAAAAAAAGTAACACTGGAGATGTCTCTTTTCTCCTAGTATTTTCATTACAGAAATTGGCAAAACACACCAATGTTTACGAGAGCGGGCTTAACTTGAACCTGCAAAAGCCAAAACAAATCTCTTATAAACCACATGGGAACTACTTATCGCTATTGATTGCAACGAACACAAAAGTTTAATTATTCCGTCTTTGTTAACAATGTCAGATGGCAAGTATCATCTTCTTGGATTCTCCTGTCGGTTCTGGTTTCTCATATGCTCGTGATCCAAAAGGCTATGATGTTGGGGACATGTCATCTTCCTTGCAAGTTGTGACATTTCTGAACAAGGTGAAAAGAGGCACAACTTATCTCCTAGTTAAGTTTGAATTGGCAGAATTTCATGTAGTTTCTGACCATCTTGTGCATACTAACCTAGTGGTTCGACGAGCACCCACGCTATCGTTCAAATGCATTTTACATTGGAGGAAGTTCATATGCTGGGAAGATCATTCCGCTTATCGCGCAATATATCtcagaaggtaactagcattacctCTGTCCCAAATTAATGTATCCctatctagaaaaatctaagacaagtaattcaggatggagggagtatataataccTGCACATCCTAGAAATAAATAAGGATAGGAGAAGCAATCTGTGATAACCTCTTCGATATTTATTTTGGACCTTTGCAAAAATAAACCAAAGGTGTATAAAGCCATCCTTGCAGGTTGTTAAGAGGAATCAAAAGTTAAATGTTGCAGTTTTCCTATTTTCTCTACTCAGTCACATAGATCACTATGGTCTTCGCATTTTAGCCTGGTCACATGCCAGTTCATGTTTCAAGTTGCTTATGACTGAAATAACCACATATCTTACTAACCAACTCATAATGATATCTTCATTTTGTTTCACTTTACTGCAGGAATTGAGCAAAGGAAGCAACCTGTGATTAATCTCAAGGCAAGTAATTTCCTAGCCTTCAAACTAAAGTTTTTTTAATAAATTAATGGGGACGAGAGAAGGTGCGCAAGCAACATGAAAAAATCATAACGGTTCCCTATTTTTCATTCAATTGTTTATAGGGCTATTTAGTTGGCAACCCTATTACAGGCTCCAGGTATACTGATTCCAATTCCAGAATACCATATGCTCATGGCTTTGGAATCATACCGGGACAACTATATGAGGTATCAAATTCCGCGTTCGTACCCTTTTGCAAAGTGCAGTTCTACAATCATTGATCATGTATCGGTTTTGTTTTTAAAAGGCTGCAATTGAGAACTGTAAAGGAGACTATATAAACCCGCTGAATAACATATGTGCTGGGATTCTAAATACTATTGAAAAGGTATGATTCACATACTGACATATTGCTTTTTTTCTCTGAAATAACTAATACTTGCTGCCATACATTAGATATTTATCTATATTTAATTATTCAAGCACACTGGTCCCTTGTGTTGCAGCTCCTTTCGGAAGTCGACCACGATCATATCTTGGATGACAAATGTGTACGCACTGCACCAAACCCTGTGAATGCTGCTGCTGAAAGAAATAGGTTTCTGTCAGAAGAACACATTCAACAAAATGTTCCATCTCCTCATCCTACTATTAATTGTTTTGTAAGTTATTACTAATACTTATACATGAAGTGTAAATTCCTATAGAAGATTTTACTGAATATGATACTGTAGTACTTCATCTCTCTGTTTCCATAATCTGACATCTCTTTCCAACATGCAGTCGTACCGTTACTACCTAGCTAACATTTGGGCGAATGAAAACGTGACTAGAGATGCTCTTCGGATAAAGCAGGTAACCAGATGAATCCTTTTACAATCATACTCTTATACCAACCTCTTCCGCAAAATATACACTCTGAAATTAAAATTGTACCATGGATTGGTCTGAACGAGGTTCTGAATTTAATGGCACAAGTATGGCATATAGGGAACAATTGGCGAGTGGGTAAGATGCATCACAGGATTGCCCTATACGGGAGACCTCCCAAGCAGCATACCGTACCACCTTAATCTCAGCACCAGGGGTTACCGTGTGCTTGTGTTCAGGTGAAAATATCAAAGGACAAATTCTGATTTGCAGATACAAGTGGCCCTTTCTATTTTGCTAGAAGATTTTTTTAATATACATACTGGTTGAATCTTCTTCCACGTCTTAAAATGGTGACCTCTATGGGTGCAGCGGAGACCATGACCCTGGGGTACCATTTTTGGGAACATATGAGTGGATCAGATCCTTGAACTTCTCCATTGTTGATGACTGGAGAGCATGGCATGTGGATGGTCAGAGTGGAGGGTTAAGTCATCATATTCTTATCCTTCAAACTTAGTCATCTACTCTCTTTTCTTATTTTCTAAGACCAAGTATAAACTTTTTATTATGTCTCACAATGAGATGTACAGGGTTTTAGAATGACTTTTGTGCCCATAGGACTTCACAAAAATAGTAGTTATGTTGCATATAAATTTAGTCAAAGAAATTGTGACATGAGCTCCGTGAAAAAAGTTTTCAAATGTATATCATGGTTCCAAAATTCAATCTTATATATGTAGTGTTATCTAATCAAGAGAACCTGTTATTTTCCTATGCAGATTCACGGTTGCATATGCCAACAATATTACATTCGCCACGGTAAAGGTATATTATCTTCTTTGCTGTACATTCTTCTTTCTGTCCATAATACAAACCTTAGCCTACATGGAGGACGGAGGGGGGGGACGAAAATATTACTTTGAGACCTAAAAAATGTCTAAATAATTTTGTGCATCTACATATGGGTGTATAGAATGTGCGTACATTTTTGGTGTGGTGCACAAAAAAATGCACAAATATGTGGATCGGAAAGGGTTTTCTCTTTAGGGCTTATGCGGTTAGGCAGGGTTTGAAGAGGTTTGAAAGGGACTGAAGGGATTAAATCCCTTGCAAGTCAAAATCCCCCTCAAATCTCCCCAATCCCCTTCAATCCCTGTGGCAAGGGGATTAACCGAACATGGCTTTACCTATTTTGAGCCACCTTTTTTATGTAGCTTAaaattctttttttttgcgggattaTGTAGCTTAAAATTCAACGTATTATCTAATAAAAAGTTGTAGTCACATAGAAAATATGAATATATACACATGTAACAAATACTCCATCCGTCTCAaaagtgtcgctgatttagtataaATTTGTGGGATGAAGGGAGTAGTTTTTGAAAAACTTTCAAATGTGTTTTTTGAATTTTGACATACCAAGCTCTCAAACTGTGGCGCTCTCTCACTTTACATGTATACTGGGATTGTATAGTGATTTCTTTATTATGGTGCGGTCGCAGGGTGGTGGCCATACAGCAATACGACACCAGCCTAAACAATGTTTTGCCATGGCTCAGCGTTGGCTGGACAACGAGCCTCTCTGATTACAGTATTTGTGTTGGCTCCTCCAACGTTTCCTGCGTACGTGTTTCACGTCATACAGCTACAGCCAGCCGGATCATTCCGTGGCCTCCTGCTTGCGCCCACAAAGCTTGGCTGCCTTTACGATGCAGCTATGTTAGAAGCataataataaaaatgattcaTGCATGCTCTATAATCGATTGATGGGTGCCTTTCGCATCC
This portion of the Triticum dicoccoides isolate Atlit2015 ecotype Zavitan chromosome 7A, WEW_v2.0, whole genome shotgun sequence genome encodes:
- the LOC119330906 gene encoding serine carboxypeptidase-like 2 isoform X1, with the protein product MQLELLMVPHLLLGLLLLPLSPSASASASAAVTHLPGFHGPLPFYLETGYVDVEEKTGTKLFYYFVESERSPGTVPVLLWLTGGPRCSGFSGFAFEVGPINFVLAPYDGHLPQLVYNPHSWSKMASIIFLDSPVGSGFSYARDPKGYDVGDMSSSLQVVTFLNKWFDEHPRYRSNAFYIGGSSYAGKIIPLIAQYISEGIEQRKQPVINLKGYLVGNPITGSRYTDSNSRIPYAHGFGIIPGQLYEAAIENCKGDYINPLNNICAGILNTIEKLLSEVDHDHILDDKCVRTAPNPVNAAAERNRFLSEEHIQQNVPSPHPTINCFSYRYYLANIWANENVTRDALRIKQGTIGEWVRCITGLPYTGDLPSSIPYHLNLSTRGYRVLVFSGDHDPGVPFLGTYEWIRSLNFSIVDDWRAWHVDGQSGGFTVAYANNITFATVKGGGHTAIRHQPKQCFAMAQRWLDNEPL
- the LOC119330906 gene encoding serine carboxypeptidase-like 18 isoform X2, which produces MALCPSTSRPGTWTWRRRPGRSSSTTSWSQRGAPARSPCCCGSPAGPAARASAASPSKLMASIIFLDSPVGSGFSYARDPKGYDVGDMSSSLQVVTFLNKWFDEHPRYRSNAFYIGGSSYAGKIIPLIAQYISEGIEQRKQPVINLKGYLVGNPITGSRYTDSNSRIPYAHGFGIIPGQLYEAAIENCKGDYINPLNNICAGILNTIEKLLSEVDHDHILDDKCVRTAPNPVNAAAERNRFLSEEHIQQNVPSPHPTINCFSYRYYLANIWANENVTRDALRIKQGTIGEWVRCITGLPYTGDLPSSIPYHLNLSTRGYRVLVFSGDHDPGVPFLGTYEWIRSLNFSIVDDWRAWHVDGQSGGFTVAYANNITFATVKGGGHTAIRHQPKQCFAMAQRWLDNEPL